A section of the Girardinichthys multiradiatus isolate DD_20200921_A chromosome 5, DD_fGirMul_XY1, whole genome shotgun sequence genome encodes:
- the LOC124867784 gene encoding cell death-inducing p53-target protein 1-like: MELLSKVDESLPTPPPYYLSGGVSEQSVRVYQISPSFNPSTSFVPSLAAPNNSWGTIVSYKAEMSRAPALMTCSFCQTQVITEVTFQVGTFAWLMCFLFVLCGLILGCCLIPFFVNHFKDACHSCPCCQHVLHVQRRSCFER; the protein is encoded by the exons ATGGAGTTGTTATCAAAAGTAGACGAGTCACTTCCTACACCTCCACCATACTATTTATcag GTGGTGTGTCAGAGCAAAGTGTGAGAGTCTATCAAATCAGCCCCTCCTTTAACCCGTCTACTTCCTTCGTGCCATCTCTTGCAG CTCCTAATAATTCCTGGGGAACGATTGTGAGCTACAAGGCTGAGATGAGTCGTGCTCCGGCGCTGATGACGTGCAGCTTCTGTCAAACTCAGGTCATCACAGAGGTCACCTTCCAAGTGGGAACTTTTGCTTGGCTCATGTGTTTCCTCTTTGTGCTTTGCGG GTTGATTCTTGGCTGCTGCCTGATTCCTTTCTTTGTGAACCACTTCAAGGATGCCTGCCACAGTTGTCCTTGCTGCCAGCATGTTCTTCATGTTCAGAGGAGGTCATGCTTCGAAAGATGA